In one Prosthecochloris aestuarii DSM 271 genomic region, the following are encoded:
- a CDS encoding Nif11-like leader peptide family natural product precursor: MSMDQAKAFIARMKSDKAFHKSIMSIENPEDRFKAIVSAGYETLPEELEKVNLHSVGERSSCNYECIVQGVNKPTPQIKDVRTQVQRKL, translated from the coding sequence ATGTCAATGGATCAGGCTAAAGCCTTCATCGCACGGATGAAATCGGATAAAGCATTTCACAAAAGCATTATGTCTATCGAAAACCCCGAAGACCGTTTCAAGGCAATCGTTTCTGCTGGCTACGAGACTCTTCCCGAAGAATTAGAAAAGGTTAATCTGCATTCGGTTGGAGAGCGTTCCAGTTGTAACTATGAATGTATCGTGCAGGGTGTCAATAAGCCTACCCCTCAGATAAAGGATGTCCGCACGCAAGTACAGCGCAAGTTGTAA
- a CDS encoding radical SAM/SPASM domain-containing protein has product MKPWSRYNTLFLSARNGWFLYNALSGIMLELDEAHYRIACSLRDAKQLSSGDIDSGFMELLEKKGILAERQDEQLKLMVSRYQRNATCFSTATLSLTICPTLACNFACPYCFEHSQNDETIMRDETIAALAEFIKQHHDARTLTVSWYGGEATLAFDIIERLTKEFIELYPDYDNAGMVTNAYLLDQDKIERLKALKITSIQITLDGSEATHNKRRMLKNGGATYERILHNIDLLMNSSWEGSCAIRVNVDKTNQEEYAALHTELLERYKGKDLSVYPGYVNTFEGHGYSDQCGFDNSDRAAFTLNQYQKEGIIPKNGFFPGSGVHNTCVATNHYFYVVSPNGELYKCWEDVGQAQRAIGSVHEDEFVTNPELVAHYSIGTDPFNDSGCIACRVLPICGGGCVRKRLRAQHYGEKGIDYCSPLKESLTDYLDAYIDTWQTKQICDEVLGKGGAPSMEQGYRMVQPEEKEGEADTMLS; this is encoded by the coding sequence CTGTCAGCCAGGAATGGCTGGTTTCTCTACAACGCGCTATCCGGCATTATGCTTGAGCTTGACGAAGCGCATTACCGCATAGCCTGTTCACTGCGTGACGCAAAGCAGCTCTCCTCTGGAGATATCGATAGCGGGTTCATGGAACTGCTCGAAAAAAAAGGGATTCTCGCTGAACGCCAGGATGAACAGCTCAAGCTTATGGTGTCGCGCTATCAACGAAACGCCACCTGCTTCAGTACCGCCACGCTGAGTCTGACGATCTGTCCGACACTAGCCTGCAACTTTGCCTGTCCCTACTGCTTCGAGCACAGTCAGAACGATGAGACGATCATGAGGGATGAAACCATAGCTGCCCTCGCTGAATTCATCAAGCAACATCACGATGCCAGGACGCTTACCGTAAGCTGGTACGGTGGCGAAGCAACGTTAGCCTTCGATATCATTGAAAGGCTGACGAAGGAGTTCATCGAGCTCTATCCCGACTACGATAATGCTGGTATGGTCACCAATGCCTATCTGCTTGATCAGGACAAAATTGAGCGGTTGAAGGCGCTGAAAATCACCTCCATACAGATAACGCTCGATGGCAGCGAAGCCACGCACAACAAAAGGCGAATGCTGAAAAACGGCGGCGCAACCTATGAGCGCATTCTCCACAATATTGATCTCTTGATGAACTCCTCATGGGAAGGAAGCTGTGCAATCAGGGTGAATGTCGATAAAACCAATCAGGAGGAGTACGCTGCGCTGCACACTGAACTGCTCGAACGCTACAAAGGAAAAGATCTGTCAGTCTATCCCGGTTATGTCAACACCTTTGAAGGGCATGGCTATAGCGATCAATGCGGCTTCGACAATAGCGACCGGGCTGCGTTTACGCTCAACCAATATCAGAAAGAGGGCATCATTCCTAAGAACGGATTCTTCCCCGGCAGCGGAGTGCACAACACCTGTGTTGCCACAAACCATTACTTCTATGTAGTCAGTCCTAACGGTGAGCTGTACAAGTGCTGGGAGGATGTCGGGCAGGCACAGAGGGCTATTGGGTCCGTCCATGAAGATGAATTCGTGACCAACCCTGAACTGGTTGCCCACTACAGCATAGGCACTGATCCCTTCAATGACTCCGGGTGCATAGCGTGCCGGGTCTTGCCTATCTGCGGTGGTGGTTGTGTTCGGAAGCGTCTGCGCGCGCAGCACTATGGAGAAAAGGGTATCGATTACTGTTCGCCGCTCAAGGAGTCACTTACAGACTATCTCGACGCTTATATCGACACATGGCAGACAAAACAGATTTGCGACGAAGTCCTTGGGAAGGGAGGGGCTCCATCAATGGAACAGGGATACCGGATGGTACAACCGGAAGAAAAAGAGGGTGAAGCAGATACCATGCTCTCCTGA